Part of the Citrus sinensis cultivar Valencia sweet orange chromosome 2, DVS_A1.0, whole genome shotgun sequence genome, AAGCATCATTATTTTCGAATCCATGACCCCGATGGCTAATAGATACAATTAATTGTTTCCATCTAGGCATGTTGCAACAAACATACTTCCACGATATAGCCTATTTCGATGAGTACTATCTACAATAATCACTTGTCTGATGCACTGTATGAAACCCTTGATAGAAGATCTAAGACCTACAAAGTAgtataagaaattatcatttctaTTCTGCTGGAGGTGAGTAACCATACCTTCACTTGCTTTGgtcaaaatatgagagtatAAGGTTCTCTCATACTATTTTAAGATCAACTTCTTTAGCCTAATATGCTTGCTGATATGTTAACTGGACATTGTATTCCTGCTGCATTTATGCTTTAATGTCATTCATAGTGTATatctatttttcttgaataaatttatccacAATAATATGACCAACAACCCTGGCTCTTTACTTAACGAACACCGCCAAGCAACCTTATTTGAACAATTGTGTACATTGTCAACTCTCCTCACTACCTAAGGAATATTTTGCTCATTCAAAACTCATGTTGCTCGAATACGTCATTTACATGAGTTCGAAGAATAGTGAGCCTCGAAATGTGTTGTTATGGATCGTGCAATCTTAAAACCAAACTTATCCCTCAAGACAACTTTGCATAGTTCTAGTATTAACTCATTTTTCTCAGTAAATAATTTACCCACTCTAACATCATCAGAATTACAACTTCTAATTAAGTTTAGAGCAACCAAGTTCATTACTATTTATCTGCAAAATCTCATAAACTCTTGCCAGAAACTGATCAAACATACAATCTTtctaaaccaaaaaaattatattattgtcaTTTATGTATTCCATATACCTATTCGCCAACGTCTCCCACAAACCGTCGTAACACAATTAAAGTAcaattgaatccattaagcctaaaaaatattaaaaaaaacaaaacacacTACAAAATATGATGAAGTGAATATTTGACATATTTTACATGGATGTCGCACAAACGAAGAATATGTGCGATATGCAAATTTATGTGCAACAAGTGCCTGTTGCATTTAAATTAAGGCAAATTTTTGGTTTGACCATGGGGGAGACCGGCAAAAAGGTTGTGGTTTTGATTCGTCTCATCGCAAGCTTCGAAATGGTATATAATACGCTAAAAGTAGACACATATATCATAAGTTATGACCTCCGAAAATATGCATCACacatattgtaattttgtgTGGCATGCTGAATTATGTGTGACAGGCTAGGCGACAAGTACCTATCGCACGGAAATATAGTGGTATTTGTGTGCAACGAGCGTTTGTTGCCTAACCTGTTGCACATAACCTGAGTTTCATTTCCAACTCGAGTTTCtactgtttttaatttttttatttctcaactCAAATCTAAGTACTTTAACAAATTACATTACTTTATGAAtgcaaaataacaatatttacaacaaaatcTACATCAATTTTGAACTTAAACCCTAGGcttaatacattaaaaattcatattgtGGAAGAACATACACTAACTATTAAGATGATCtccaattgatgattttatatttatgttatattgAGAATGTTGAGATTTATTGATAGTGTTGCAAGTGTTGAAGTTTGTTGAGAGTGTTGAGTATTATAAGAGTgacattatttgaaaatttgttgaaAGTGATGAGGGCAATTTGGTCCAAAATACTGATATTTGCTAGTtatgataagaaaaaatttgaggggttaaatttgaaaaatgcaaaaatattGTGGCCATTTTCACAAATTTGGCCATTTGGATAGTAAGATTGGATtgaattaacttttaaaattaaattggatcCGATTAGATTGAATTAGATTAGATCATATATAATACTATCTTTTGTTTGGTACATTATTAGACAAATactatgttaatttaatttaacaaagcTGAATAGCtattgaaataatataatatttttaaaattatattgataattattgactttaatatttaacattcaatattattataaagaaatagttgattatttttacatttaatattcaatactagtttaaataaattaatgaataaaattttgatattctatataatataaaattccaggttaaaaaattatgaaattagatTCTATgttcaatttttattgaaatattaggttaaatgaaataaaagagtGATAAAGAGGACACAAGTCCTTTATCTAATTTTATCCCACCTAAGccatataaaaataaggaCTAATAATCCTATTagttttgaactaaatttTAGTCAACGCTATTAGTCAATGACATTCAAATATACCTTAGATTAGATTATTTTGTTAGTTCCAAAATCTAATCAAATCTCACAATTTATCCAAGCTCCCAAATATAGCCTAACAGTACAACACTATGTTGGGCTTAATATAATTTGGATAATACCACCCTATGAATTTCTTACAATTGGAAGAATAAAAGGAATAAAGCGGCTTCACACAACAAGGTCTGATTATAAAAgaatagaattttataaatttggcTTGGGACTTGTTCATTAAacattcttaaatttattaattttaattttataaatttagttattcatattttgtaacttatgtatgattttttgatatttacatcttaatatttaaaaaataatttttgtgacTATTatctaaatgataaaatatcttAATGGAAAGTAAGTACCATATTCTAAAAAGATCTCTattaaatatacttatttcctaaactataaaacataatgtttttattcttttgacgTATAATgacataaatgtcaaataatcatgtttaagtttttatttatttataaaaataaattagatgcCACTTATATTcgaatagtaaaaaaaatcattcaaatatttgtattaaaactCATCcaaacatcaattaaattcaaatctaTTCAGATCtcagatgaaaaaaaaatgttatctCAGTCTACCCAAGCCCAACAGGttaacaccaaaaaaaccaaaaaaataaaaaaataaaatcacaaaaacCCACCccttcacaaaataaaatcaccTCATAACCTCTTGACGAACCCTTACTCTAGGCCATCAAAACCTCGATGCACCACTATCTTTACGTCATAACCTTCCGATTCAAACACATGAGAGACATCATCTAAGGACCTGGGATAACGGTCCTCCTCATTGGATAGCAAAGGCAAAGCTAATAGATCTAtctcagaaaaaaaaagtttaattaccaaattatccttattggaACCTACaagaattttatattaattagttgtatgatcgaattttatattaattagttgtatAATCGCTTCAACTATCGTTGAATTCATGCCAAAGTTCATTCCACTTTCAACTTCAACCTCTCATCTTTTTATGTCTCTCTGACATTTAAGCCTTTAAAATTCACATCAAggaacaatttaaaaattctagaGGAAAAGAAGTAAATAGCATACACATTTTACAAAGTTATCTTGTATGATAAAAGAACAtcgaattagaaaaaaaaatcaacctacccaaaatatatatatatctgtgtgtgtgtgtgtgcgcgcgcgaGCTCTAGTATTGCATAGCACTGCAAGTAGGGTTGGTAAAAAAAGCCTAGCTCGGCCCGACCCAGGCCCGCGAACCTAAAGCCTGACCCGCATAGGTTGGGCCTAGATATGGGCTAAAAAATACAAAGCTTGCATAGTTTTAGCCTAGATAAAGTCTAGAAAAAAGCCCAggcttttaatttataaataaaaaataaattaaatttaagtaaaaaagaaaaaaaattaaaatattaaattaatatattttcttatgttagtatttgtgatttattatgttgcgttattaatattttgtgtattaaaatattattctattatgtattagataattatctttaatttaatttttttactttataaaaaaatattttatatttaatagaaaAGTGTAGACCAGGCCCAATCAAGCTTTTAAAGAGCTTGAGTTTATTCTCAATAATATGAATGGCTTGAGCCTGAGCTTGGAAAAACCCGGCCCAAGCCCATATTTTGCCAATCCTAACAACAAGTTCACAACAAACACACCAACATCACTGTCACCGCCGGCAATAGCAacacaaaaacaacaacaataataagataaaaaaagaaataaaaagaaaagagaaaattcaataagttcagaaaataacCGATGaatattgagtttttattttctaaagataccaaaaaacttgaaaaaaaaattgatcatacattcaaaaattaattagttgaaatGAATAACAACAAAAACGTTGTTTTCTAGCaacaattttctaaattacaaCATCGTTTCAACAAAAGAACAAGCCTTCGCTAAGGAGCAACCTTGccaaaagaatttgaaataaagaaaacaaacaagattcaAATGGACAttggtaattaaaaaaaaaaaatcactgaGGACTATTAACAATAAGAGTTGATATaagtggaaaaagaaaaacaataatgagAATAATGCCAAGCAATATGGCAATACAAGTCCATTTCCTGGAGTCCTTCTGGCTTTCCCTAGCGAACTCCAGCTGCTCAGTTCCTCTCCTCACAAACGAATTAGCATGCGCCACGTGGCTCTCGATATCATTCAGCTGGTGCCCTTGTGCTTCCACCAATGCAAACATGTCCAAGAAGACCTGATGAAGCTCAAGCAAATTCTTCTCAATCTCCTTCACAGCATCATGCCTCTCTTGTATCTCCGATATTGTGTCCATAATCTGCCCTCTCCCCTGTTCTTGAATTGCCTTCTGAAGGAAGTTCTCACTCTCCCCACTGGATATCAAATTCTCAATCATTTGTTCATCTGCTTGCTGCCCCGTTACTGTAAAATACCTTCTCTCAATTGTTTCCTGATACTCAGCTGTCATTTTAGCCCTCAGATGCTGAAAATCATCCATGGTGTCCTTCAGTTTCTTTCCCAAACCAGCAACAACCGAGGTCCTGGTTCTGTCCACAGATGATCCTGGACCGCACCCTGGAACTTTTCTGTTAGCTGCATTGGATTTTTCAAGAGCCTCAAGCTTTCCCTTTATAACTTTGACCCGTTTCAGGACTTGCTCAACGTCGGAATCCATTCTGGCTCGAATCTGCTTCATGGTTTTTGCGTTGTGGGCAACTTTGGTCTCTTCATTTGATTCCTGTAACCTTTTGTAAAGCTTCTCGACCACTTTCATATCCTCTTTCACATTCTCCACGTCGTCGAAGAACTTGTCGAGATTTTCCGTCCCTTTTCTAATCTCCCCGCCGGCCTCCAGGTCGACATTGGAGTATCTCTTGAATGAGTTCGAAATGAGGTCGTTCATTTCggcagattttttttctttttttccctttttttgggttaaatttattatttgacaaacAAACGGGTGTTCAGGGGAATAAAAATCCCCCGAATTGAATGAActttctgttttctttcaagtttttttcttccttcttctCCAAGATTATATACTAACGGATTGTTTGGTAATCTTCCATTAAAATTTGGAGGAAGAGGTAGAGATGATGGTAGAAGCAAAAACTTCATCAAGAGAAGCAATGGGGTCGCGTTGGGGTTGGGGGTCTCGAGAATAATCGAGGGCTTGGATCAGTCAGAGGCTTGGAGTGATTAATTCTCTGTGACCAGCCAAATCAATAAAAGGACGGTCGTTAAAGTAGGAGATCATTTTGCCACATGGCAGCTTCTGCTTCAGAAAATATTTGGAACTGGATTTGACCAGGTCTTAAGTCATTCTTAATAAGACCGTTTTATTGTACGATTTGAACCCATTTACTGATTTACACTAATCTAATTTATGCTGGCTGTCATACAAGTTAATgtgttaaagaaaaaaaaaattaaattctccaTTAATCTTGGGAGCTTAATGAAGACGTGCCCTTTATCTTATAGCTGCGTCCTCAAACAGCAAAGCATGTCTGAAGATACTTGGAATTGTTCTTAAACAAAGTAATAGCCTGCAGTCAGATACTTGAAGGTTGACTTGACAGCATGATCTTGAAATATTTGAGTGTCGGATACAATCCATTTACACTATGATCCAAGTGGTGCTCAACAAACTTTCTTTCAAAGATATTTGAGAAACCATAATATTGGGGACTACAAGTTATGATGATCAAAACTAGATTACATCTCCATCAAATCCTAGTATACCGAATGTCAGCTTCCGAGTATTTCTATCTATCGTTCAAAATTCTTGTTCAAAACACATGAAATAAGTTATGAAGAGATTTCTTCGTCTTGTTTTTCTTGAAGCTGCTGCAGTTTTTGCCATGATATCAACTGAATAATGTAACATTTTAAACTCCTCTCTCGAACCTGCGGACAAAAATTTAAGAGGAAATTATCCTAAAAGATTCCAACCAATTTAAGAAGTTGCATACAAACATAGGTTCTTTGCCGAaagatgaaattgaaagatcaaacatctatttttttttttttaagttttttatgtGTAGAgagaattaatatttaaaacataatattttagaaGACATTCAGCGCTGCGTTTGTTTTACCTCTAACATTGCTACGGTCCTAGAAAGTTCAAGAAATTCCTCCATGAGCAATTTCTCTTGTGCAACAGTCTTTGCTAACTCTGAAAGCAACAACACGGTCTCTTCAGCCTACCGACAAAAAACTTGGAAGTTAAGTTCGTATCATACACAAGGCCTAGGTATTGGTTCAGCATGGATACAGAACTGCTTACCGATGGTGAAAAGCTAGCTAGCATTGACTTGATAGAAGCTGCAACATCAGAAGCATGGCGAAGAGCAATGGCAGCTGCTTGTGAATCCAACTACAAGCTTGGTTTTATTAgtcaaaactattttttagtTAGCAAAAAGAACAATTCAAAAAACACTTTTGCGAGTTTTGAGTTTTACGTACCTTTGCTCCTTCAACAACAGGCACCCTGCAAACGACAGACTGCAAACTTTCTTTCGTCATTGAAACGGCTGCTTGATGTTGCCTTTCCATATCTCCCCAGGATTCTAGTGGTTTAAGCTACACATACATATAATCatatattgatatttgaatttgatcatttacaataagaaaaaactaaaagagCACAAGATAGTATTTGTGAAGTTACAACTCACTTGAGACTCAAGTACAAAATACAGCCTCATTTGAAGCTTTTCCCTTTCAAGCTGTAATTTCTTATGTATCACTGAATCTTGCAATTTCTTGAGACTTCCCCGGGCACACAACAAAATGTTCTGCAAAATCATTGCAGAGAGTTACATATAGAAGAAATCGAATAatattatagttttataaCACTGTAAACTGATTATCTGATTATGAACAATGTAAACTCATTCTAATTCTTTTAGCAGTATGCAAAAACTACTAAATCTGATTcaatttgtgtgtgtgtgtgtgtgttttttttttttttttaattttcattttagagACTTATTGTGAATTTTTAATCACAACCTGAAAAATTCGCGGAAGAGTATTGAATACATCCATCAGTCTGAGCTTCAAACCTCCCAAGAGATATGCCATGTGCAGGGCATCCCAATTCGATTGTCTAATATGATAGTTTCATATATCtactaaatcaaatcaaaatttcgaTCAAATCACATATGGCAATATACTAAGATTTCTAATTCTTTAAGAAGTTTATCTAAAAGATTCGTGATATGAATGGGTGGGCGGCTATTgtaataaaattgagtatattTTCTACTTCTACACTAAGTTAAAAATGGATTGCATACATTCAATGTGTTCTTTTATGCCGATTATCTGGGCAtgttaatgtattttatagGCAACTTGTCAAACTGAATActatttt contains:
- the LOC102621341 gene encoding syntaxin-125, with translation MNDLISNSFKRYSNVDLEAGGEIRKGTENLDKFFDDVENVKEDMKVVEKLYKRLQESNEETKVAHNAKTMKQIRARMDSDVEQVLKRVKVIKGKLEALEKSNAANRKVPGCGPGSSVDRTRTSVVAGLGKKLKDTMDDFQHLRAKMTAEYQETIERRYFTVTGQQADEQMIENLISSGESENFLQKAIQEQGRGQIMDTISEIQERHDAVKEIEKNLLELHQVFLDMFALVEAQGHQLNDIESHVAHANSFVRRGTEQLEFARESQKDSRKWTCIAILLGIILIIVFLFPLISTLIVNSPQ